In Lotus japonicus ecotype B-129 chromosome 5, LjGifu_v1.2, one genomic interval encodes:
- the LOC130716772 gene encoding uncharacterized protein LOC130716772, with protein MEPNSTALAAWQRLTDIFHDNQNARAVALEQEFSGVRMETFPNVTAYCQRLKTLSDQLRDVGAPVNNHRLVLQLISGLTDAYKGVATLIRQSNPLPTFHHARSMLTLEEAGLAKMRPIEPPAAYVATQSRASDVSSQSSDRRSSNRSRTSKGRGGNRGNGGGSRSGTSQGSSPPMPPQPPYYPYQHWGWAPPPWVVPPCPYPTSQWTRPSAPPRQPGILGPRPQAYAASASPVPIDIAPAMHTMTLAPPDSTWYMDTGASSHVAASQDGDSTHEM; from the exons ATGGAACCCAATTCCACAGCTTTGGCCGCTTGGCAGCGTTTGACTGATATCTTCCACGACAATCAGAATGCACGTGCCGTAGCTTTGGAGCAGGAATTCTCCGGTGTCCGTATGGAGACTTTTCCGAATGTCACTGCTTATTGTCAACGTCTGAAGACGCTTTCTGACCAGCTCCGGGATGTGGGTGCTCCTGTGAACAATCATCGTCTAGTCTTGCAGCTTATTTCTGGTCTTACTGATGCCTACAAGGGCGTTGCTACATTGATTCGCCAGAGCAATCCGCTTCCCACTTTTCATCATGCTCGCTCCATGCTTACCCTAGAGGAAGCAGGTTTGGCTAAGATGAGGCCCATTGAGCCTCCTGCTGCCTATGTTGCTACTCAGTCGCGTGCCTCTGATGTCTCCTCCCAGAGTTCTGATCGTCGGTCCTCCAACCGTTCTCGCACTTCTAAGGGTCGTGGTGGGAATCGCGGCAACGGTGGTGGCTCCCGCAGTGGCACCTCTCAGGGCTCCTCTCCTCCGATGCCACCTCAGCCACCGTACTACCCGTACCAGCATTGGGGATGGGCCCCACCTCCTTGGGTTGTGCCTCCGTGCCCATACCCAACCTCTCAATGGACTCGTCCCTCTGCTCCTCCACGACAACCAGGCATTCTAGGCCCGCGTCCTCAGGCTTATGCTGCTTCAGCCTCACCCGTGCCCATTGACATTGCCCCTGCCATGCACACTATGACGCTTGCTCCTCCAGACAGCACTTGGTACATGGACACTGGAGCATCATCTCATGTCGCGGCTTCACAAG ACGGGGATTCCACTCATGAGATGTAA